The Campylobacter concisus DNA window AAATACCAAATAGTATCTATTTATATCTAGATGGTCATCAATACCTTTTACGAAGCTTTCATATTCATTTTGTGTAATACCTAGCTTTTGAATGAGATCATCATTAAAAAACCCAGTTTTTATCTTTCTAGCTGCTTCATAAAATTTATCTCTAATGTAGATATATGGAGTATAGTGTCTATTTTGGCTAAAAGAATAGGCTGTGTTTTCTTCTGGCAAGTATAGATATCTGCCACTATTGCCAGAAAGTATTTGATGATTTTTATATTCTTTAAGCACAGTACTCTCGTCAAAGTATTCTATTAACTCTTTTATAGAAATCTTTGATGATATAGCCTGATAGCTTGCTCTTTTAATATGTGAGTTGGTATCTTTTGGTTCATGGCTAAGCTCATATTTTCTTTGATTTTGTAAATCTTCATATATGGCTTTAATATCCATATTATTAATATCTGTTTTTAAGCCAGCATCTTCAATGGCTCTTGTATTATCCAAAGTTTTTCCACGAATGCTTACAACCTCAGATCCTGGCACTGGAGTGTAGTGAAATTTACTAGGATATAGGCTGGAGTTATTTACTATGTTACATAACCCAAGCTCTCTTGTTATCTCTTTTATGTATTCATCATATTCATTTAAGCTTGGAGCCTTTGTTGTGGGTATGATGAGTTTAAATTTCTCTAATTTTGTATCCGGTGCTTGATAGGTGGTTGGGTATATGAAGCCTTTTATTCCTTTACTTTGTAGTAAATTTTGAGCATCATTTGCAGTAAATTTAGAGTTATCTATATCATATATAAGCGTAGGAGTTATGCCATCAATACCGCTAGCTTCTTCACTTTTATCTTTGAAACTTGCCACTGATATAGCTGAATAGTTTTTAAGTATTGATTTTAGATTGTATGGCTCTATTTGTATCGTTTTCCAGCTATTTAACACTTGAGCCTTTAGGTCTTTATTTGGCGCGCCAAAGTCACTGCTTACGCTTAATGTTATCTTTGGCTCATTTTTATTGGCTCGAAGTTCTATAAGCATTTGCTCTAGCTCATTAACTACGTGAAATAACGCTCCTTTTCTGCCATTATAGACTATCTTACACATTAGATCAGTTAGATTATAAGTTCCCTTAAACCCATCCACTCTTACTTTATATTTGTCATTTACCATTTCAGGTTTTGCGGTGATGTTAAATTTTGCATTGATCATAGGCAAGAATTCTCTTATATCCACTGCATTAAGTCTCTTTGCCCTATCATAGTAGTCTTTTTTGAAACTCTCGTCTTCTTCTATCATTCTTAATAGATAATCAGCTGTAGAATTTTTAGCATCAGCTAGTAGCTCTTCAACACTTATATTTTGCTCTTTTGTATTGGCTTTTGGCTCGATCACAACATCTGTTTCTATCTTTATCCGTGTATCTTTTTCTTTGCCTTTCTTAACCTTTTGTGCTGCACTTTTAAAGCTTTCATATTGTTTATTTAGTTGGTCTTCATCCATGCCTAAAGGCTCTATATTATTTAGACCATACTTGTTAGATAAGATGTCATTAACCACTCTTTTAAATTTCTCTGCTGATTTAGCCATAACAGCTTTTACTTGTTGCTTGGCTGCACCTTTTGTATATATGACTCCACCAGTTTTTACGCTATGAGTAAATTTCATATTTTCAAAAGAGACTATCAGATGAATATGAGGCTCTCTTTTTAACGGTTCGCCATTTTTATGTTTTTTATTTAATACTCTGTTTTCTAGTGCCCCTTCTGGGCGAGGAATATATGGCTCTTCTTTGATTATAGGCAGATGAGCTTCAGCATAAAAAAGTAGCTCATCTATGTCGTGATTTGGGAAAGTTAGCCTCAAAAAATCCATTATAAACTCATCTATATTGCCACTTTCATATAGCTTGTTCCACTCCTCTGAAGTAAAAGACAAGGATATATGATAGTAGTTATGTTTCTTATTCTTTTTATTGCTCTGGTGTTTTTCAGACATCTCGATAAGATCTAAATTTCCAGCTAGTATCAATCTATCATCTTTTTCATCTCTAGTTAGCTTTGAATCTCTTTTCTTGCCAGTTTTTAGATAATCAGCTATGCCTTTTTCTCCCTTTGAGATCTTAACTATCATATCTA harbors:
- a CDS encoding aminotransferase produces the protein MIVKISKGEKGIADYLKTGKKRDSKLTRDEKDDRLILAGNLDLIEMSEKHQSNKKNKKHNYYHISLSFTSEEWNKLYESGNIDEFIMDFLRLTFPNHDIDELLFYAEAHLPIIKEEPYIPRPEGALENRVLNKKHKNGEPLKREPHIHLIVSFENMKFTHSVKTGGVIYTKGAAKQQVKAVMAKSAEKFKRVVNDILSNKYGLNNIEPLGMDEDQLNKQYESFKSAAQKVKKGKEKDTRIKIETDVVIEPKANTKEQNISVEELLADAKNSTADYLLRMIEEDESFKKDYYDRAKRLNAVDIREFLPMINAKFNITAKPEMVNDKYKVRVDGFKGTYNLTDLMCKIVYNGRKGALFHVVNELEQMLIELRANKNEPKITLSVSSDFGAPNKDLKAQVLNSWKTIQIEPYNLKSILKNYSAISVASFKDKSEEASGIDGITPTLIYDIDNSKFTANDAQNLLQSKGIKGFIYPTTYQAPDTKLEKFKLIIPTTKAPSLNEYDEYIKEITRELGLCNIVNNSSLYPSKFHYTPVPGSEVVSIRGKTLDNTRAIEDAGLKTDINNMDIKAIYEDLQNQRKYELSHEPKDTNSHIKRASYQAISSKISIKELIEYFDESTVLKEYKNHQILSGNSGRYLYLPEENTAYSFSQNRHYTPYIYIRDKFYEAARKIKTGFFNDDLIQKLGITQNEYESFVKGIDDHLDINRYYLVFINRIENFKKYLSDIAKINYKGLIYNIKTYMKDWQDMQGFNKLKERYKTDKIYLTEDHILFGSLKITKQELYDQGLDKNFGVEQSKQPSNMIETKEQSVKSGYDGLGR